Proteins from a genomic interval of Nitrospirota bacterium:
- a CDS encoding VOC family protein, whose amino-acid sequence MDPVVHFEMPFEDRVRMAKFYRSAFGWQTQMLGEEMGSYVLATTVETGEKGPTRPGAINGGFYPKKPDWPAQYPSLVIAVGDIKTAIAKVVKAGGIVLGEPMEIPGVGSYVSFTDPEGNRVSMLQPVPRNWHAPKKKTKKKIVKKKAAKKGAA is encoded by the coding sequence ATGGATCCCGTCGTTCACTTTGAGATGCCCTTCGAAGACCGTGTGCGCATGGCGAAGTTCTACAGGTCCGCATTCGGCTGGCAGACACAGATGCTTGGCGAGGAGATGGGCAGCTATGTCCTCGCGACGACCGTCGAAACCGGCGAGAAGGGGCCTACCAGGCCCGGTGCGATCAACGGAGGATTCTACCCGAAGAAACCCGACTGGCCAGCGCAATATCCGTCCCTTGTCATCGCGGTGGGCGATATCAAAACAGCGATCGCGAAGGTCGTCAAGGCGGGCGGCATTGTGCTTGGCGAGCCCATGGAGATACCCGGCGTGGGAAGCTACGTCTCGTTCACCGACCCCGAGGGCAACCGCGTAAGCATGCTGCAGCCCGTCCCGCGCAACTGGCATGCACCGAAGAAGAAAACGAAGAAAAAGATAGTGAAGAAGAAAGCGGCGAAGAAAGGCGCGGCGTGA